In one window of Helianthus annuus cultivar XRQ/B chromosome 17, HanXRQr2.0-SUNRISE, whole genome shotgun sequence DNA:
- the LOC110921267 gene encoding glycerol-3-phosphate acyltransferase, chloroplastic-like, with translation MNDVLELAEMKRRANTRSLKEMALLLRGGSKLIWIAASGGRDRPDPITNQWSPVPFDASAVDNMRSASELLQIWKWFDYSGLDFIFFLMLLEGCWVAYSKCGKFW, from the exons atgaaTGATGTTCTTGAGCTTGCTGAGATGAAAAGGAGAGCAAACACAAGAAGTTTAAAGGAGATGGCTTTGCTTTTGAG GGGTGGATCTAAGCTAATATGGATTGCAGCAAGTGGCGGCAGGGACAGGCCCGATCCAATCACAAATCAGTGGTCTCCG GTGCCATTTGATGCCTCTGCTGTGGACAACATGAGATCCGCTTCAGAACTGCTTCAGATCTGGAAATGGTTCGATTACTCAG GTTTAGATTTCATTTTTTTCCTGATGTTACTTGAAGGCTGTTGGGTCGCTTACAGCAAATGTGGTAAGTTCTGGTGA